The following proteins come from a genomic window of Aequorivita marisscotiae:
- a CDS encoding glycosyltransferase family 2 protein codes for MENPVKISAIAITLNEAHNIEGYLKSLWFADEIIIVDSFSSDKTVALASAHKKVTVYQRVFDNFSAQKNFAISKAKNEWVTFFDLDEEITPELANEIVAKFKNPAAIAYFVKRDFYFMGKRIKYSGLQNDFIIRFFNKNHCRYNANLVHETLEADGKTENLKNSLPHHTYKSFDDYTAKMHQYSALQAKMLYKKGKRPNYYHFLFRPFYRFWNQFIFRLGILDGKEGFILAYVSAFSVFKRYVNLWLLYRKID; via the coding sequence TTGGAAAACCCTGTAAAAATCTCTGCCATTGCCATTACGCTCAACGAGGCGCACAATATTGAAGGCTATTTAAAAAGTCTTTGGTTTGCGGATGAAATTATAATTGTAGATTCCTTTAGCAGCGATAAAACGGTAGCTTTGGCTTCCGCGCACAAAAAAGTAACGGTTTACCAACGGGTGTTCGACAATTTTTCGGCACAGAAAAACTTCGCCATTTCAAAAGCTAAAAATGAGTGGGTAACATTTTTTGATTTAGATGAAGAAATAACTCCCGAACTCGCCAATGAAATTGTAGCGAAATTTAAAAATCCCGCTGCCATTGCCTATTTTGTTAAACGCGACTTCTATTTTATGGGGAAACGCATTAAATACAGTGGTTTGCAAAACGATTTTATCATTCGTTTCTTTAATAAAAACCACTGTCGTTACAACGCAAATTTAGTCCATGAAACTTTAGAAGCCGACGGTAAAACCGAAAATTTAAAAAATAGTCTACCGCACCACACCTACAAATCCTTTGACGATTATACCGCCAAAATGCACCAATACAGTGCGCTACAGGCTAAAATGCTTTATAAAAAAGGAAAGCGACCCAATTATTATCATTTCCTGTTCCGACCGTTTTACAGATTTTGGAACCAGTTTATTTTCCGATTGGGAATTTTGGACGGAAAGGAAGGCTTTATCCTCGCTTATGTAAGCGCTTTTTCAGTGTTTAAACGGTATGTGAACCTTTGGCTTTTATATCGAAAAATTGACTAA
- a CDS encoding glycosyltransferase family 4 protein, protein MKQVFLESHNLKNRYSGFGQFNYHFIKALAAERPNDFEIVLNAKNISELKNEFGDTFKYRKYNSLTRHKPFRIKKKYNLWHCLNQNIKIEPFFNIPYLLTVHDVHFVTEGSAELQQKLKKQFDEKLKRSSAIAYISEFAKQDTHAHFEVPNIPEYVIYNGNTITDISIPTDYKPSILPPKPYLFSIGDFSERKNFMSLVEMLRFLPEYNLVLAGSNSSNYAEKLSEKVKHFGFENRVFQPGKIADLDKQYYLQNCEAFVFPSHREGFGIPPIEAMRFGKPVFLSNNTSLPEIGGEHSFFWDHYEPEYMANVLKDGMNTYNNNKAFYENWYIERAKSFSWQTTAKKYIEVYKSLL, encoded by the coding sequence TTGAAACAAGTTTTTTTAGAATCGCATAATTTAAAAAACCGTTATTCTGGCTTTGGGCAGTTTAACTATCACTTTATTAAAGCTTTGGCAGCAGAACGGCCAAATGATTTTGAAATAGTTTTAAATGCGAAGAATATTTCAGAATTAAAAAATGAATTCGGCGATACTTTTAAATACCGAAAATACAATTCGCTTACACGCCATAAACCTTTCCGCATAAAGAAAAAGTACAATCTTTGGCATTGCTTAAACCAAAATATAAAGATTGAACCATTTTTCAATATTCCGTATTTACTCACGGTACACGATGTACATTTTGTAACCGAAGGTTCTGCGGAATTGCAGCAAAAATTAAAAAAACAATTTGACGAAAAGCTTAAACGCAGCAGCGCCATCGCCTATATTTCAGAGTTCGCAAAACAGGATACACACGCACATTTTGAAGTTCCCAATATTCCCGAATACGTAATTTACAACGGCAATACAATTACCGATATTTCAATTCCGACAGATTACAAACCTTCCATTTTACCACCAAAACCCTATCTTTTTTCCATCGGGGATTTCAGCGAACGGAAAAATTTTATGAGTCTGGTAGAAATGTTGCGGTTTTTGCCGGAATATAATTTGGTGCTGGCAGGCAGTAACAGTTCGAATTACGCCGAAAAGCTTTCTGAAAAAGTAAAACATTTCGGTTTTGAAAACAGGGTATTTCAACCTGGAAAAATAGCCGATTTAGACAAACAGTATTATCTGCAAAATTGCGAAGCTTTTGTTTTCCCATCGCATCGGGAAGGTTTCGGCATTCCACCAATTGAAGCAATGCGTTTTGGGAAACCAGTATTTCTTTCAAATAACACTTCCCTACCCGAAATTGGTGGCGAGCACAGCTTTTTTTGGGATCACTACGAGCCCGAATATATGGCGAATGTGTTGAAAGATGGAATGAATACGTATAACAACAACAAAGCGTTTTATGAAAATTGGTACATCGAACGCGCCAAAAGTTTTAGTTGGCAAACAACCGCCAAAAAATATATTGAGGTGTATAAAAGCTTGCTATAA
- a CDS encoding glycosyltransferase family 2 protein, with translation MDVAIIIVNYNSSKYTLECVNTVVEKTSEAISYQIIVVDNNSTAVEYKILKEGFPTKPNISLHRSNINTGFGGGNMFGAQFANADYLLFLNNDAMLLNDCLHILLNFMKANPKVGVSTAQNFDENNDFVPSFDHNKGLRRLLFGRSFLEKNNPELYPKRKKEYSEPVKVNWVNGAFLFFDSKAFAEVGGFDTNIFLYWEEMDICHRLKKLGYESWLVPEAQILHHQGVSTGTSQAMNRESYISYLYVLRKNYGFGKYLLIRTYLCVALLLKPKKWHLLPIILKSNNQTQSLKRKQKMSFLDEN, from the coding sequence ATGGATGTAGCCATTATCATTGTTAATTACAACTCTTCAAAATACACTTTGGAGTGCGTAAACACTGTGGTTGAAAAAACTTCAGAAGCCATTTCCTACCAAATAATTGTGGTGGATAACAATTCCACAGCTGTAGAATATAAAATTTTAAAGGAAGGTTTTCCCACCAAACCTAACATTTCACTGCACCGAAGCAACATAAACACGGGCTTTGGCGGCGGCAATATGTTCGGGGCGCAATTCGCAAATGCAGATTATTTACTTTTTCTGAATAACGATGCAATGTTGCTCAACGACTGCTTGCATATTTTGCTGAATTTTATGAAAGCGAATCCAAAAGTGGGGGTTTCAACAGCGCAAAATTTTGATGAGAACAATGATTTTGTTCCTTCTTTTGACCATAATAAAGGCTTGCGAAGATTACTTTTCGGTAGAAGTTTTCTTGAAAAAAACAATCCGGAATTATATCCCAAGCGCAAAAAAGAATATTCCGAACCAGTAAAAGTAAATTGGGTAAATGGTGCTTTTCTTTTTTTTGACAGCAAGGCATTTGCAGAGGTAGGCGGGTTTGACACCAATATTTTTCTGTATTGGGAGGAGATGGATATTTGCCATCGCTTAAAAAAATTGGGGTATGAAAGTTGGCTGGTCCCCGAAGCGCAAATTTTGCACCATCAAGGGGTAAGTACGGGTACTTCGCAAGCGATGAATAGGGAGAGTTATATTTCGTATTTATATGTGCTTCGGAAAAATTACGGCTTTGGAAAGTATTTGCTTATCAGAACTTATTTGTGTGTGGCACTATTGCTGAAACCCAAAAAATGGCACTTGTTGCCGATAATTTTAAAGAGCAACAACCAAACACAATCTTTAAAACGAAAACAAAAAATGAGCTTTTTAGATGAAAACTGA
- a CDS encoding L-threonylcarbamoyladenylate synthase — protein MKTEIENCLDILKKGGLILYPTDTVWGIGCDATNHEAVERIFQLKKRSDKKSLICLVSDFRMLNEYIENVPEVAYDILKYAKKPTTIIYDDPIRVAENLIAEDNSLAVRVPKDDFCKTLIKKLRHPLVSTSANISGTNTPQSFKEIDPLILEGVDYVVNLHHEKKSGKPSAIIKLKNDGSVKVIRK, from the coding sequence ATGAAAACTGAAATTGAAAATTGTTTGGATATTTTAAAAAAGGGAGGGTTAATTCTTTATCCAACTGACACTGTTTGGGGCATTGGCTGCGATGCCACTAATCATGAGGCTGTTGAAAGAATATTTCAACTTAAAAAACGAAGCGATAAAAAGTCGCTAATCTGCTTGGTAAGCGATTTTAGAATGCTGAACGAATATATTGAAAACGTACCCGAAGTGGCATACGATATTTTAAAATATGCCAAAAAGCCCACGACAATTATTTACGACGACCCAATTCGCGTAGCGGAAAATTTAATTGCCGAAGACAATTCGCTTGCAGTGCGGGTTCCAAAAGACGATTTTTGCAAAACATTGATCAAGAAATTACGGCATCCATTGGTCTCAACTTCCGCAAATATAAGCGGCACAAATACGCCGCAAAGTTTTAAGGAAATAGACCCTTTAATTTTGGAAGGCGTGGACTATGTTGTAAATTTGCATCACGAAAAAAAATCGGGAAAACCCTCGGCTATTATTAAGTTGAAAAACGATGGTTCCGTAAAGGTTATTCGGAAGTAA
- a CDS encoding GxxExxY protein, with translation MANIIYKEDSYAIVGCMFDVYNELGSGFSEIVYKDAIEYEFKQKDIPFEREKQYSVKYKDITLPHKFYADFVVMDKIILEVKSVEMLNDKHLAQCINYLKVSECKLALLVNFQKEFLDHKRIVL, from the coding sequence ATGGCAAATATTATATATAAAGAGGATAGCTATGCTATTGTCGGCTGTATGTTTGACGTGTATAATGAATTGGGTAGTGGTTTTTCCGAAATTGTTTATAAAGATGCTATTGAATATGAATTTAAACAAAAGGATATTCCATTCGAAAGAGAAAAGCAATATTCAGTAAAATATAAAGACATTACTTTACCACATAAATTTTATGCAGATTTTGTGGTTATGGATAAAATAATTTTGGAAGTTAAATCTGTTGAAATGCTTAACGATAAACATTTAGCTCAATGCATTAACTATTTAAAAGTTTCAGAATGTAAGCTGGCACTTTTAGTGAATTTCCAAAAAGAATTTTTAGACCATAAGAGAATTGTCCTATAA
- a CDS encoding CCA tRNA nucleotidyltransferase, which yields MVNPSYISALQNPIFRTISKAASNLNLESYVIGGYVRDYILNRGEAKDIDIVAVGSGIELAQEVSRLLPGKPKVSVFKTYGTAMLKSGGIELEFVGARKESYSEESRNPAVENGSLADDQNRRDFTINALALSLNDENFGKLLDPFNGIADLENHIIRTPLDPDITYSDDPLRMLRAIRFATQLNFIIEKDSLAAIKRNAKRIKIISKERIVDELNKMLLADVPSKGFALLHKTGLLPYILPELVALQGIDEKEGQTHKDNFWHTLEVVDNISKATDDLWLRWAALLHDIGKAPTKRFDKKLGWTFHTHEFVGAKMVYKLFKRLKMPLNDKMKFVQKMVLMSSRPIALASDVTDSAVRRLIFDAGENVEDLMTLCEADITTKNPKKFKKYHANFQLVRDKIVEVEERDHVRNFQPPVSGEEIMKTFNLKPSREIGLIKDAIKEAILEGEIPNEYEAAKEFMLKKGAEIGLTIDD from the coding sequence GTGGTCAACCCATCCTACATATCAGCATTACAAAACCCAATCTTTAGAACCATTTCCAAAGCCGCTTCAAACTTAAACTTGGAGAGCTATGTAATTGGGGGCTATGTGCGCGACTATATTTTAAATCGCGGTGAAGCCAAGGATATTGATATTGTTGCTGTAGGAAGTGGCATTGAACTGGCACAGGAAGTTTCAAGATTGCTTCCGGGAAAACCAAAAGTTTCCGTCTTTAAAACCTATGGCACGGCCATGCTGAAAAGTGGGGGGATAGAGCTTGAGTTTGTAGGCGCACGTAAGGAATCGTATTCCGAAGAAAGCAGAAATCCTGCTGTGGAAAACGGCAGTTTGGCTGACGATCAAAACCGAAGGGATTTTACCATTAACGCCCTAGCCTTGAGTCTGAATGATGAAAATTTTGGTAAGCTATTAGATCCTTTTAACGGAATTGCCGATCTGGAAAACCATATAATCCGAACTCCGCTCGATCCAGATATAACGTATAGCGACGACCCATTGCGGATGTTGCGGGCCATTCGTTTTGCAACCCAATTAAATTTTATTATTGAAAAAGATTCCTTGGCAGCTATTAAGCGAAATGCCAAAAGAATAAAAATAATTTCAAAGGAACGAATTGTTGACGAGCTGAATAAAATGCTGCTCGCCGATGTACCTTCAAAAGGTTTCGCTCTTTTGCACAAAACGGGTTTATTACCCTATATACTACCAGAATTGGTGGCATTACAGGGCATTGACGAAAAAGAAGGGCAAACCCATAAAGACAATTTTTGGCATACACTGGAGGTGGTCGATAATATTTCAAAAGCAACGGACGACCTTTGGCTTCGATGGGCTGCATTGCTTCACGATATCGGAAAAGCGCCAACAAAAAGATTCGACAAAAAATTGGGGTGGACCTTTCACACACACGAGTTTGTTGGTGCAAAAATGGTTTACAAACTTTTTAAAAGGCTGAAAATGCCGCTGAACGATAAAATGAAGTTCGTTCAGAAAATGGTTTTAATGAGCTCCCGTCCCATCGCCTTAGCCAGCGATGTAACCGATAGTGCCGTGCGTCGCTTAATTTTTGACGCAGGTGAAAATGTAGAAGATCTAATGACTCTTTGCGAGGCCGATATTACTACGAAAAATCCGAAAAAGTTTAAAAAATATCACGCCAATTTTCAATTGGTGCGCGATAAAATTGTAGAGGTTGAAGAACGAGACCATGTTCGCAACTTTCAGCCCCCAGTAAGCGGTGAAGAAATCATGAAAACCTTTAATTTAAAACCTTCGCGCGAGATCGGACTTATTAAAGACGCCATAAAAGAAGCAATTCTCGAAGGAGAAATCCCAAATGAATACGAAGCGGCAAAGGAGTTTATGTTGAAGAAAGGGGCTGAAATTGGATTGACGATTGATGATTAA
- a CDS encoding COX15/CtaA family protein, which yields MVKKDNKKVIYWLLTGCFLIFIMVVVGGITRLTHSGLSISSYKLVSGTIPPLNEAEWIAEFEHYQQFPEYQKLHNHFDLEDFKDIYFWEYIHRVLGRLLGIVFLVPFFYFLLKKQLTKPTIKKAIILLFLGGFQGFLGWYMVKSGLIDRPSVSHYRLAMHLTTAFLTFAYTFWVALDLIYPVKKEINTHIRNIIRFGMAVLLIQIIWGAFVAGLDAGWIHNHWPFMNEGKLIHETVYTEQVPLWKNFVEGKSGVQFVHRYMAYLVVAVILFIWYKTRKLSLTNLQQKSINALLILVFTQFILGVYTLILQVPVVLGVLHQVTAFFLLASMTFVLHRFSK from the coding sequence GTGGTAAAAAAAGACAACAAAAAAGTAATTTACTGGCTCCTCACAGGATGTTTCCTGATTTTTATAATGGTTGTGGTTGGCGGTATAACGCGGCTTACCCATTCGGGGCTTTCAATTTCCAGTTATAAATTGGTCTCTGGCACCATTCCGCCGTTAAACGAAGCCGAATGGATAGCCGAATTTGAACATTACCAGCAATTTCCGGAATATCAAAAACTTCACAATCACTTCGATTTGGAGGATTTTAAGGATATTTACTTCTGGGAATACATTCATCGAGTTTTGGGCAGATTGTTGGGTATCGTATTTCTAGTGCCGTTTTTCTATTTTCTGCTGAAAAAACAACTCACCAAACCCACTATTAAAAAAGCGATCATCCTCCTATTTCTGGGTGGTTTCCAAGGGTTTTTGGGCTGGTATATGGTAAAAAGCGGGTTGATAGATAGGCCTAGTGTGAGTCATTACAGGCTGGCCATGCATCTTACAACCGCCTTTTTAACTTTTGCATATACCTTTTGGGTAGCCTTAGATTTAATTTATCCGGTTAAAAAAGAAATAAACACCCATATCCGAAACATTATTCGTTTTGGAATGGCGGTATTGCTCATTCAAATTATATGGGGCGCCTTTGTAGCTGGGCTCGATGCGGGTTGGATTCACAACCATTGGCCCTTTATGAACGAAGGAAAATTAATACACGAAACTGTTTATACAGAGCAAGTGCCCCTGTGGAAAAACTTTGTAGAAGGTAAAAGCGGGGTGCAATTTGTGCATCGCTATATGGCGTATTTGGTGGTTGCCGTAATACTATTTATTTGGTACAAAACCCGAAAATTATCCCTAACAAACCTGCAACAAAAAAGTATAAACGCTTTACTTATCTTGGTTTTCACACAGTTTATATTGGGTGTTTACACATTGATTCTGCAAGTTCCCGTAGTTTTGGGTGTGTTGCATCAGGTTACCGCCTTTTTTCTCTTGGCCTCTATGACTTTTGTGCTACATAGATTTTCAAAATAA
- a CDS encoding IS1096 element passenger TnpR family protein, whose amino-acid sequence MIYRFRVILDTHEDVFRDIEINASASLEDFHNAITQSFGFDGLEMASFYISNDLWEEGEEISLFDVSDEEGGTRVMNETYLKDVVDENSTRLLYVYDFLNMWTFMVELADIAEAETGQIYPNLMYSHGQIPEEAPEKEFIAEEIEDDDLDEEFDLDPEDYDNLDFDENWN is encoded by the coding sequence ATGATTTACCGTTTCAGAGTTATTTTAGACACCCACGAAGATGTTTTTCGCGATATTGAAATTAACGCTTCTGCTTCATTGGAAGATTTTCACAACGCAATAACCCAATCTTTTGGCTTTGATGGTCTGGAAATGGCTTCCTTTTACATCAGTAACGATTTATGGGAAGAAGGTGAAGAAATCTCACTATTTGACGTTAGCGACGAAGAAGGAGGTACGCGCGTAATGAACGAAACCTATTTGAAAGATGTAGTTGATGAAAATAGCACCCGATTGCTTTATGTGTACGATTTTCTAAATATGTGGACGTTTATGGTGGAACTTGCCGATATTGCCGAAGCGGAAACCGGGCAGATATATCCAAACTTGATGTACTCGCACGGTCAAATTCCCGAAGAAGCTCCAGAAAAAGAATTTATTGCAGAAGAAATTGAAGACGACGACCTTGACGAAGAATTTGATCTTGATCCGGAAGATTACGACAATCTCGATTTTGACGAAAACTGGAATTGA